A part of Bacillus thuringiensis genomic DNA contains:
- the ytaF gene encoding sporulation membrane protein YtaF, whose protein sequence is MYLYLSLILLAFTLSLDSCSVGLTYGLRSVRIPLRSIIIIGMCSAAVMLVSMGIGHMIAKIFSPVIATRIGGLVLIGIGIWVLYQFFRSEKKEEPKQEEKVWKLEIASLGLVIQILRKPTVADFDKSGTISAGEALLLGIALSIDSFGAGIGASLLGYAPAMMAILVAVMSSLFLFIGMKLGTVLSNMKWLQKFTFLPGVLLIIIGIWKM, encoded by the coding sequence ATGTACCTTTATTTATCTCTTATTTTATTAGCTTTTACATTAAGCTTAGATAGCTGTAGTGTAGGGCTAACATATGGTTTAAGAAGCGTAAGAATTCCACTAAGATCAATTATAATTATCGGAATGTGTTCAGCGGCTGTTATGCTTGTTTCAATGGGAATTGGACATATGATCGCGAAAATATTTTCACCTGTTATCGCAACGCGTATCGGTGGGCTTGTCCTTATTGGAATAGGAATTTGGGTATTATACCAATTTTTTCGAAGTGAGAAAAAAGAAGAACCGAAGCAAGAGGAGAAGGTTTGGAAATTAGAAATTGCTTCGCTCGGGCTAGTGATTCAAATTTTGCGGAAACCGACTGTTGCAGATTTTGATAAATCAGGCACCATTTCTGCAGGAGAAGCGTTACTTCTTGGTATCGCTCTTTCTATAGATTCGTTCGGTGCTGGAATTGGTGCATCTTTATTAGGGTATGCACCTGCTATGATGGCGATATTAGTTGCAGTGATGAGTTCTTTGTTTTTATTTATTGGAATGAAACTTGGAACGGTTTTATCAAATATGAAATGGTTACAAAAATTTACATTCCTGCCTGGGGTATTACTCATTATTATTGGAATTTGGAAAATGTAA
- a CDS encoding RNA-guided endonuclease InsQ/TnpB family protein translates to MLAKKVRIKPNKEQELQLWKSVGTARWAYNWTLAKQEENYKNGGKFISDCFLRKELTVLKQTEEYAWLYDVSNNIAKQAIKDACEAYKRFFKGLADKPRFKSRRKSKPSFYNDNIKLKVKEKQVLIEKVGWVKTSEKLPEEVKYSNPRVSFDGKYWYLSVSIEQEFTKEKLTAVSLGIDVGIKELAYCSDGQKKKNINKTKVIRKAEKRLRRLQRQVSRKYEMNREGNRFVKTSNIIKIEQEIRQLHRRLSNIRKNHLHQSTSEIVKTKPFRIVMETLHMKGLMKNRHLAKAIAKQCLYEFKRQIQYKCEKYGIEFVEADAWYPSSKMCSNCGSINKELKLSDRVYQCTCGHEMDRDLNAAINLSLYELAS, encoded by the coding sequence ATGCTTGCGAAGAAAGTGAGAATCAAGCCAAATAAAGAACAAGAATTGCAACTTTGGAAATCTGTTGGCACGGCAAGATGGGCTTATAATTGGACACTGGCGAAGCAAGAGGAGAATTATAAGAATGGCGGAAAGTTCATATCAGACTGTTTTTTAAGGAAAGAATTAACTGTATTGAAGCAGACTGAAGAATATGCCTGGTTGTATGATGTTTCGAATAATATAGCCAAACAAGCAATCAAAGATGCTTGTGAAGCATATAAACGATTTTTTAAGGGGCTGGCTGATAAACCACGATTCAAAAGCAGAAGGAAATCAAAACCCTCTTTCTACAACGATAACATCAAGTTAAAAGTAAAAGAAAAACAAGTTTTGATTGAGAAAGTTGGTTGGGTAAAAACATCCGAAAAGTTACCTGAAGAGGTGAAGTACTCTAATCCACGCGTTAGCTTTGATGGTAAGTATTGGTATTTGTCTGTCAGTATCGAACAGGAGTTTACAAAAGAGAAGTTAACGGCTGTTTCGTTAGGAATAGATGTTGGAATCAAAGAATTAGCATATTGTTCTGATGGTCAGAAAAAGAAAAATATCAACAAAACAAAGGTGATAAGAAAGGCAGAGAAACGCCTTCGTAGGTTGCAACGTCAAGTTTCTCGTAAATATGAAATGAACAGGGAGGGAAACCGTTTTGTCAAAACAAGCAACATTATAAAAATCGAACAAGAGATACGACAACTACATAGAAGGTTATCAAATATCAGAAAGAATCATCTTCATCAGTCAACGAGCGAAATTGTGAAAACCAAGCCATTTCGTATTGTGATGGAGACGTTGCATATGAAAGGTCTGATGAAGAATAGACACCTAGCTAAAGCGATTGCGAAGCAGTGTTTATATGAGTTCAAAAGACAAATTCAATACAAGTGTGAAAAATATGGTATTGAATTTGTAGAAGCTGATGCATGGTATCCTTCTTCAAAAATGTGTTCCAATTGTGGAAGCATCAACAAAGAACTAAAACTTTCTGACCGTGTATACCAATGCACTTGTGGTCACGAAATGGATAGGGATTTAAATGCGGCTATCAATTTGTCACTGTATGAATTAGCCAGTTAA
- the mutM gene encoding DNA-formamidopyrimidine glycosylase has product MPELPEVENVRRTLENLVTGKTIEDVIVTYPKIVKRPDDAEIFKEMLRGEKIENIKRRGKFLLLYVTNYVIVSHLRMEGKFLLHQEDEPIDKHTHVRFLFTDGTELHYKDVRKFGTMHLFKKGEELNQMPLADLGPEPFDAELTPQYLQERLQKTNRKIKVVLLDQRLLVGLGNIYVDEVLFRSQIHPEREASSLTAEEIERIYEATVTTLGEAVKRGGSTIRTYINSQGQVGSFQELLNVYGKKGEPCVTCGTILEKTVVGGRGTHYCPICQPRI; this is encoded by the coding sequence ATGCCTGAATTACCAGAGGTTGAAAACGTCAGACGGACACTTGAAAATCTTGTGACAGGAAAAACAATTGAAGATGTCATTGTTACCTATCCTAAAATAGTAAAACGACCGGATGATGCAGAAATCTTTAAAGAAATGCTAAGAGGCGAGAAGATTGAAAATATAAAGCGAAGAGGAAAGTTTTTGCTTTTATATGTAACGAATTATGTTATTGTTTCACATTTGCGTATGGAAGGTAAGTTTTTACTGCATCAAGAGGACGAGCCAATTGATAAGCATACGCATGTCCGTTTCTTATTTACAGATGGAACTGAACTACATTATAAAGATGTGAGAAAGTTTGGTACGATGCATCTCTTTAAGAAAGGTGAAGAATTGAATCAAATGCCTCTTGCTGACTTAGGTCCAGAGCCATTTGATGCTGAATTGACACCGCAGTATTTACAAGAGAGATTGCAAAAGACCAATCGTAAAATAAAAGTCGTATTATTAGACCAGCGTCTTTTAGTAGGGCTTGGAAATATATATGTAGATGAAGTTTTATTCCGTTCTCAAATTCATCCGGAACGAGAAGCTTCGTCATTAACAGCAGAAGAAATTGAACGAATTTACGAGGCGACTGTTACAACGTTAGGTGAAGCAGTGAAGCGTGGCGGAAGTACAATTCGAACGTATATCAACTCGCAAGGACAAGTTGGCTCATTCCAAGAACTTCTAAATGTATACGGAAAAAAAGGAGAACCGTGCGTTACTTGCGGTACGATATTAGAAAAAACAGTTGTCGGCGGAAGAGGAACGCATTACTGCCCGATTTGTCAGCCGAGAATATAG